The following proteins come from a genomic window of Panthera leo isolate Ple1 chromosome E2, P.leo_Ple1_pat1.1, whole genome shotgun sequence:
- the SLC6A16 gene encoding LOW QUALITY PROTEIN: orphan sodium- and chloride-dependent neurotransmitter transporter NTT5 (The sequence of the model RefSeq protein was modified relative to this genomic sequence to represent the inferred CDS: inserted 4 bases in 3 codons; substituted 4 bases at 4 genomic stop codons), protein MWKGQVAEKEKREAFFNRPCWSNKVEYILTQVGYSMRMSDLWHVFFLXPHNGGCSFLIIYILMLFLIGVPLLFLEMAAGQRMRQGSIGVWKVISPWIGGXGYTSFMVCFITNLYLNVVNAWILSYLAQSFQFPVPWENCPLLMNSSEFGPPRSXRTTASMYFWYLLTLKASDRVEDGGSPVFSLKLFLLVSWYLVSAFIINGLKFSGNVMYVLVPVSYCIVLSFLLXCLLLXGAVFGLQYWMLSETSTMYNMDVWREVGNRVLFALCLGFGLVSLSSHMYPSSTCLIDAFVVTLVNLLSMLLVPSFYFCVLGFWATVITHRCSERNAEMLEKLITVGKFPLEAQSPSNLVDSPTXCLDSWLDSLLQHIKSIVLSHLSDCNLEKQVLKVKEGPSLAFMAFVETMSFIPGSVCWSILFLFLLILGLSTMVGIMQGVLTPLQDTFSSFRKYTKQPTVVVFGLMFLCGFFFTRPSGIYFISLLNEYXTVLPIIIIIIIIIIIIIFENMAVGWACGARRFLEDLAIMWGPLISHIHWLWCFLCPVVLLALFVITLIHLSLKTITYVAWDSV, encoded by the exons ATGTGGAAGGGGCAGgttgcagagaaggaaaagagagaggcctTTTTTAACCGTCCATGCTGGTCCAATAAGGTTGAGTACATCCTGACTCAGGTAGGCTACTCCATGAGGATGAGTGATCTCTGGCATGTTTTCTTCCTATGACCTCACAATGGAGGTT GCAGTTTTCTCATCATCTACATCCTCATGCTGTTCTTGATCGGGGTTCCTCTTCTATTCCTGGAGATGGCAGCTGGTCAGAGAATGCGTCAGGGCAGCATTGGTGTATGGAAGGTCATCAGCCCCTGGATTGGTG GTGGGTATACCAGCTTCATG GTGTGCTTCATCACCAACTTATACTTGAATGTGGTCAATGCCTGGATCCTGTCCTACTTGGCCCAGTCTTTCCAGTTTCCAGTTCCATGGGAGAACTGTCCCTTATTGATGAACTCCAGTGAATTTG GTCCCCCCAGATCCTGAAGGACAACAGCTTCCATGTACTTCTGGTACCTGCTGACCTTGAAGGCCTCAGACAGAGTTGAGGATGGTGGGTCACCAGTCTTCAGTCTGAAATTGTTCTTATTGGTGTCCTGGTATCTTGTTAGCGCTTTCATTATTAATGGGCTCAAGTTCTCTGGAAAC GTAATGTATGTCTTGGTACCAGTCTCTTATTGCAtcgtcctcagtttcctcc tgtgtctACTGCTCTAAGGGGCAGTATTTGGCCTTCAGTATTGGATGCTTTCCGAA ACATCAACTATGTACAACATGGATGTATGGCGTGAAGTAGGGAACCGGGTCTTGTTTGCCTTGTGTCTAGGCTTTGGCCTTGTCTCCTTATCCTCGCACATGTACCCATCCAGCACCTGTCTCATTGATGCCTTCGTTGTGACTCTGGTCAACCTGCTCAGCATGCTGCTGGTCCCATCATTTTACTTCTGTGTCCTGGGCTTTTGGGCCACAGTCATCACGCACCGCTGCAGTGAG AGGAATGCTGAAATGCTTGAGAAGCTGATAACCGTAGGGAAATTCCCTCTTGAGGCCCAGTCCCCTTCCAATCTGGTTGATAGCCCTAC CTGCCTTGACTCCTGGCTGGACAGCCTTCTCCAGCACATCAAGAGCATTGTCCTCAGCCACTTGAGTGACTGCAACTTAGAGAAGCAGGTTTTGAAG GTTAAGGAGGGCCCAAGCCTTGCATTCATGGCCTTCGTTGAAACCATGTCATTCATTCCTGGGTCTGTCTGCTGGTCTATCCTCTTCCTGTTTTTGCTGATATTGGGGCTGAGCACCATGGTAGGGATCATGCAGGGTGTCCTAACCCCACTCCAGGacaccttttcttctttcaggaAATACACAAAACAGCCTACCG TGGTTGTCTTTGGGCTCATGTTCCTGTGTGGCTTCTTCTTCACTCGACCTTCAGGCATCTACTTCATCAGCCTGCTGAATGAATACTGAACAGTCctccccatcatcatcatcatcatcatcatcatcatcatcatcatatttgAAAACATGGCTGTGGGCTGGGCCTGTGGGGCCAGGAG GTTCCTTGAAGACTTGGCGATCATGTGGGGACCCCTCATCTCTCACATCCATTGGCTGTGGTGCTTTCTCTGTCCCGTTGTGCTGCTAGCCCTGTTTGTGATTACTCTGATTCATCTGTCTCTGAAGACTATCACCTATGTGGCCTGGGACTCAGTGTGA